A portion of the Phycodurus eques isolate BA_2022a chromosome 3, UOR_Pequ_1.1, whole genome shotgun sequence genome contains these proteins:
- the stx2b gene encoding syntaxin-2, giving the protein MKDRLVELTARRTWAEEDQVAASAERESLMEGFFRRAEEVRGLLDRIRSQVRDVKETHSAILPVSSSHPTSETKARLNALTDDIEGNADVARTKLKSSERNMPRDDAANRSSVDLGIQKTQHSVLSGKFAEVMTRYNEAQVSFRERSKGRIQRQLEITGRVTTNEELEDMLESGIPSIFTSDGTRNLAGHNVSCNCSVEQDSNGKL; this is encoded by the exons ATGAAGGACCGACTGGTCGAGCTGACTGCC AGGAGAACATGGGCGGAGGAAGATCAGGTCGCGGCGTCGGCGGAGCGAGAAAGTTTGATGGAGGGCTTCTTCAGGAGG GCGGAGGAGGTTCGAGGACTGCTCGATCGCATCCGCTCGCAAGTGCGAGACGTGAAGGAGACGCACAGCGCGATTCTGCCAGTAAGCTCCTCCCACCCGACCT CAGAAACAAAAGCTCGTCTGAACGCCCTGACCGATGACATCGAAGGCAACGCCGACGTGGCGCGAACCAAACTCAAAT CCTCGGAGCGGAACATGCCCCGAGACGACGCGGCGAACAGATCCTCTGTCGACCTCGGGATCCAGAAAACACAG CACTCGGTGCTGTCCGGGAAGTTTGCGGAGGTCATGACCCGGTACAACGAGGCGCAAGTTTCCTTTCGGGAGCGAAGCAAAGGACGGATCCAAAGACAGCTGGAAATAA CGGGACGCGTCACCACCAACGAAGAACTGGAAGACATGCTCGAGAGTGGAATTCCATCCATCTTCACATCTGAC GGAACACGAAACCTCGCCGGGCACAACGTGAGCTGCAACTGCTCTGTCGAACAAGATTCAAATGGAAAACTGTAG